A DNA window from Taeniopygia guttata chromosome 8, bTaeGut7.mat, whole genome shotgun sequence contains the following coding sequences:
- the NOTCH2 gene encoding neurogenic locus notch homolog protein 2 isoform X2, which produces MARGAGPALAALLALVLAVLRRAEPAAALQCMDDSKPCVNEGKCIPYQNGTGYCKCREGFLGDYCQYRNPCESNTCKNGGTCEAASLIGKPTCKCAPGFTGEECQYSESHLCYVSQPCLNGGTCHPHGQDTYECVCLPGFTGKECQWIDACTSQPCANGSTCTVSGNKFSCTCLAGYTGQRCETDVNECATPGLCQHGGTCVNLPGSYRCQCRLGYTGHRCESPYVPCSPSPCMNGGTCHQTSDFTFECNCLPGFEGSVCGHNVDDCPNHKCLNGGVCVDGVNTYNCRCPPQWTGQFCTEDVDECQLQPNACQNGGTCTNHNGGYACVCVNGWSGDDCSKNIDDCFTASCANGSTCIDRVASFSCICPEGKAGLLCHLDDACVSNPCQKGALCDTNPVNGNYICTCPQGHKGADCTEDVDECAMANSNPCEHAGKCVNTEGSFHCECLKGYTGPRCEMDINECHSNPCQNDATCLDKIGGFTCLCMPGFKGVHCEQDIDECLSNPCVNNGVCLDKVNRFLCVCPPGFSGAVCQIDIDDCSSTPCLNGAKCIDHPNGYECQCATVVDHGFSFLGLFQVFPLLFVSALFFFSPLPPFVPLSVCFSSFPNIFLYPSL; this is translated from the exons GTGTCGAGAAGGCTTTCTTGGAGACTACTGTCAGTACAGAAACCCCTGTGAGAGCAATACCTGTAAGAACGGGGGAACCTGTGAAGCTGCATCCCTGATAGGAAAACCAACCTGCAAGTGTGCTCCAGGATTCACAGGGGAGGAATGTCAGTACTCAGAATCTCACCTCTGCTAcgtgtcccagccctgccttaACGGAGGCACTTGTCACCCCCATGGCCAGGATACGTACGAGTGCGTCTGTCTCCCAGGTTTCACAG GAAAGGAATGCCAGTGGATTGATGCCTGCACATCTCAACCTTGTGCCAATGGAAGTACGTGCACTGTGTCTGGAAATAAGTTCTCCTGCACCTGCCTGGCGGGCTACACTGGCCAGAGGTGTGAGACAGACGTGAACGAATGTGCCACGCCAGGCCTGTGCCAGCACGGTGGCACCTGTGTCAACCTTCCCGGCTCCTACCGCTGCCAGTGCAGGCTGGGCTACACGGGCCACCGCTGCGAGAGCCCCTACGTGCCCTGCTCCCCGTCCCCCTGCATGAACGGGGGCACCTGCCACCAAACCAGTGACTTCACCTTCGAGTGCAACTGCCTGCCCG GTTTCGAGGGGAGCGTCTGCGGACACAACGTGGACGACTGCCCCAACCACAAGTGCCTGAACGGGGGTGTTTGCGTGGACGGGGTGAACACCTACAACTGCCGCTGCCCGCCCCAGTGGACAG GCCAATTTTGCACCGAGGATGTGGATGAATGCCAGCTGCAGCCCAATGCCTGCCAGAACGGGGGCACCTGCACCAACCACAACGGGGGCTACGCCTGCGTCTGCGTCAACGGCTGGAGCGGGGACGACTGCAGCAAGAACATCGATGACTGCTTCACTGCCTCCTGTGCCAATGGCTCCACCTGCATCGACAGGGTGGCTTCCTTCTCCTGCATCTGTCCAGAGGGAAAGGCAG GTCTTCTGTGCCACTTGGATGATGCCTGTGTTAGCAATCCGTGCCAGAAAGGTGCTCTTTGTGACACCAACCCTGTGAATGGAAACTACATCTGCACCTGTCCTCAAGGCCATAAGGGAGCAGACTGCACTGAGGATGTGGATGAATGTGCAATGG CAAACAGCAATCCGTGTGAGCACGCTGGGAAATGCGTCAACACCGAGGGCTCTTTCCACTGTGAGTGTCTGAAGGGCTACACAGGGCCTCGCTGTGAGATGGACATCAATGAGTGCCACTCCAACCCGTGCCAGAATGATGCCACCTGCCTGGATAAAATTGGAGGATTCACGTGTCTCTGTATGCCAG gtTTTAAAGGAGTTCACTGTGAACAAGATATTGATGAATGCCTAAGTAATCCCTGTGTGAACAATGGAGTGTGTCTTGATAAAGTCAACCGCTTCCTCTGCGTCTGTCCTCCTG gATTCAGTGGGGCCGTGTGCCAGATTGACATAGACGACTGTTCCAGCACACCGTGTCTCAATGGAGCCAAATGCATTGACCACCCCAATGGCTATGAGTGCCAGTGTGCCACAG TGGTAGatcatggcttttcttttcttgggtTGTTTCAGgtctttcctcttttatttgtctctgccctcttttttttctcccctctgccaCCATTTGTCCCCTTAtcagtttgtttttcctccttccctaaCATCTTTTTATATCCATCTCTCTAA